GTGTTCCTTCCATCGCTTGGGCCGCCGGGCTTGCCGGGCATCGCAAAAATCTCTACGGAACTGTGTTCAATATAAATTTTAAGCGCCCTGTTAGGGCGCTTGAGAATAGCGTTGGAACCTCTTGTCAATAAGGGATGCTCCTTGATTCATTTAATTTCGACTGTGGCCCCTGCTTCCACCAGCTTAGCCTTGACTGCCTCGGCTTCTTCCTTGCCCACTTTTTCCTTAACAGGTTTGGGAGCGCCGTCCACCAGGTCTTTGGACTCTTTCAAGCCCAAGCCGGTCAGTTCGCGGACGACTTTGACCACATTAATCTTCTTCTCGCCGGCGGCAACCAGAATAACGTCAAATTCGGTTTGCTCTTCTTCCACAGGAGCCGCAGCAGCGGCGCCCGCGGCAGGAGCAGCAGCAACAGCAACGGGAGCGGCGGCGGACACCCCGAACTCCTCTTCGAATTTTTTGACAAGCTCGGCAAGTTCCAGCACGGTTAAACCTTTTACCGCTTCAATGATCTCATTAATTTTTGACATCCGTATTTTTCCTCCTTAAAATTTTTCAATGGGTTGTTGCCTTATTCAAGCCCCTTCCCTGGCCTTCCTGAGAGCCTCCAGGGCATAGCCGAATTTGCGGAG
This sequence is a window from Peptococcaceae bacterium. Protein-coding genes within it:
- the rplL gene encoding 50S ribosomal protein L7/L12 → MSKINEIIEAVKGLTVLELAELVKKFEEEFGVSAAAPVAVAAAPAAGAAAAAPVEEEQTEFDVILVAAGEKKINVVKVVRELTGLGLKESKDLVDGAPKPVKEKVGKEEAEAVKAKLVEAGATVEIK